A single genomic interval of Mangifera indica cultivar Alphonso chromosome 5, CATAS_Mindica_2.1, whole genome shotgun sequence harbors:
- the LOC123215632 gene encoding chaperone protein dnaJ GFA2, mitochondrial-like, whose amino-acid sequence MVRTRFFHSFSRRLFEDSRNSDLKTVIGGLHRSFNTGACNPVWITGNSAFKNVNNHRHCLLFGLLNSNLGSTRSIHGTASMSARDYYDILGVKKNATASEIKKAYYGLAKKLHPDTNKDDPEAEKKFQEVSKAYEVLKDDEKRGIYDQVGHEAFVNQETNGGPGYDGGFGNPFQDIFNMENIFNMKDFFRNRMSGQDVKAAVELSFMEAVQGCSKTVTFQTELPCEACGGEGIPPGVKPEKCRRCKGSGMEFIQNGFISINQTCRQCGGRGQVVTSLCKACKGARVVKGPKTVKLDIMPGVDNNETLKVFRSGGADPDGNQPGDLYVTIKVREDPVFRREGANIHVDAVLSVTQAILGGTIQVPTLTGDVVLKVRPGTQPGQKVVLKNKGIKTRNSFTFGDQFVHYNVSIPTNLTQRQRELIEEFAKEGRGEYDKHAAAGASR is encoded by the exons ATGGTTCGAACTAGATTTTTTCACTCTTTCTCTCGGAGGCTTTTTGAAGATTCTCGAAATTCA gATTTGAAGACCGTAATTGGAGGACTTCACAGGAGCTTCAATACTGGTGCTTGTAACCCAGTTTGGATTACTGGAAATTCCGCTTTTAAAAACG TTAATAATCATAGACACTGCTTGCTGTTTGGTCTTCTGAATAGCAATTTGGGTTCAACGAGGTCAATCCATGGCACTG CTTCCATGTCTGCAAGAGATTATTATGATATACTTGGTGTGAAGAAGAATGCGACTGCATCTGAAATAAAGAAAGCTTACTATGGG CTAGCAAAGAAACTCCATCCGGATACAAACAAAGATGACCCTGAAGCTGAAAAGAAGTTTCAAGAAGTTTCAAAAGCATACGAG GTTTTGAAAGATGATGAGAAGCGTGGCATCTATGATCAG GTTGGCCATGAGGCATTTGTGAACCAAGAAACCAATGGTGGTCCAGGGTATGATGGTGGTTTTGGAAATCCATTCCAGGACATCTTCAATATGGAGAAT ATCTTTAACATGAAAGATTTTTTCAGAAACAGAATGAGCGGCCAAGATGTCAAG GCTGCAGTAGAACTATCGTTCATGGAAGCTGTACAAGGGTGTTCCAAAACTGTCACATTTCAAACAGAGTTGCCTTGTGAAGCTTGTG GTGGTGAAGGTATCCCTCCTGGAGTTAAACCTGAAAAATGTAGGCGGTGTAAGGGCTCAGGCATG GAGTTTATACAGAATGGTTTTATTAGCATTAATCAAACTTGTCGACAATGTGGTGGAAGGGGTCAAGTTGTGACA agcttgtgCAAAGCATGCAAAGGAGCTAGAGTCGTGAAAGGACCAAAGACAGTGAAATTGGATATTATGCCAG GAGTTGACAACAATGAAACTTTAAAGGTCTTCAGAAGTGGTGGAGCAGATCCTGATGGAAATCAACCTGGGGATCTATATGTTACCATCAAG GTCAGGGAAGACCCTGTTTTCCGCAGAGAAGGTGCTAACATTCATGTAGATGCTGTTTTGAGTGTCACTCAG GCAATTTTGGGAGGTACTATCCAGGTTCCAACTCTGACTGGAGATGTTGTACTTAAG GTCCGCCCTGGCACCCAGCCTGGTCAGAAGGTGGTTCTGAAGAACAAAG gGATTAAAACAAGAAACTCTTTTACATTTGGCGATCAATTTGTGCACTACAATGTCAGCATTCCAAC GAATCTGACCCAGAGACAGCGTGAATTGATTGAAGAGTTTGCCAAAGAAGGGCGAGGTGAATATGATAAGCATG
- the LOC123216671 gene encoding 60S ribosomal protein L6, protein MAPKQRKPKVSRNPDLIRGIGKFSRSKMYHKRGLWAIKAKNGGVFPRHDPKPKAASPAEKPPKFYPADDVKKPLINKRKPKPTKLRASIIPGTVLIILAGRFKGKRVVFLKQLPSGLLLVTGPFKINGVPLRRVNQAYVIGTSTKVDISGVNVDKFDDKYFAKEAEKKKKKGENEFFEAEKEEKKVLPQEKKDDQKLVDTALIKSIESVPDLKSYLAARFSLKAGMKPHELVF, encoded by the exons ATGGCGCCGAAGCAGAGGAAGCCGAAGGTAAGCCGTAACCCGGATCTCATCCGAGGGATTGGAAAATTCTCTCGTTCCAAGATGTACCACAAGAGGGGTCTCTGGGCCATCAAAGCCAAAAACGGCGGCGTTTTCCCCCGCCATGACCCCAAACCCAAAGCTGCCTCTCCAGCTGAGAAGCCTCCCAAGTTTTACCCCGCCGATGACGTCAAGAAACCACTCATTAATAAGCGCAAACCAAAACCCACCAAGCTTAG AGCGAGTATTATTCCCGGTACAGTGTTGATTATACTTGCTGGAAGGTTCAAAGGCAAGAGAGTTGTGTTCTTGAAGCAGCTTCCCTCTGGGTTGCTTTTGGTTACAG GACCATTTAAGATAAATGGGGTGCCTCTAAGACGTGTGAATCAAGCGTATGTGATTGGAACTTCTACTAAGGTTGACATCTCTGGAGTGAATGTAGACAAGTTTGATGACAAATACTTTGCCAAGGAGgctgaaaagaagaaaaagaagggagaGAATGAGTTCTTTGAGGCAGAGAAAGAG GAGAAGAAGGTTCTTCCACAGGAGAAAAAGGATGACCAGAAGTTGGTTGATACAGCATTGATCAAATCCATCGAGAGTGTTCCAGACTTGAAGTCTTATCTGGCCGCAAGGTTTTCCCTCAAGGCTGGCATGAAACCTCATGAACTTGTGTTTTAG
- the LOC123216672 gene encoding thioredoxin-like protein Clot, with protein sequence MPLKLSNATVSSFDKVFEKFRSEAPNHKANLILFLADKDPSTSLSWCPDCVRAEPVIYKTLEASPDDIALLQAYVGDRPTWRNPQHPWRVDSRFKLTGVPTLIRWENDTIKGRLEDHEAHIENKINALVSTN encoded by the exons ATGCCGCTCAAGTTGTCGAATGCAACCGTTTCAAGCTTTGATAAGGTATTCGAGAAGTTCAGATCAGAAGCACCCAACCACAAAGCTAATCTCATTCTCTTCTTGGCTGACAAAGACCCTTCAACTTCTCTCAGCTGGTGCCCGG ACTGTGTGAGAGCTGAACCGGTGATATACAAAACCCTGGAAGCATCACCAGATGATATAGCACTTCTGCAAGCTTATGTTGGAGACAGACCAACATGGAGGAATCCCCAGCACCCATGGAGGGTCGACTCAAGGTTCAAGCTCACTGGAGTTCCAACACTCATCCGCTGGGAGAATGACACAATTAAAGGTCGCCTTGAGGATCATGAAGCCCATATCGAGAACAAAATCAATGCCCTTGTTTCCACCAATTAA